A stretch of the Vidua chalybeata isolate OUT-0048 chromosome 19, bVidCha1 merged haplotype, whole genome shotgun sequence genome encodes the following:
- the MIF4GD gene encoding MIF4G domain-containing protein isoform X1 gives MGETGKEDYKIQSFDSETQKLLKTALKDPSNVDLEKVANIIVDQSLKDFVFSKEAGRICYTIIQAESKQVGQSIFRRSLLNRLQQEYKDREELRTRSLQAWICYVTFICNIFDYLRVNNMPMMALVNPVYDCLFRLAQPDSLQKEEEVSAGRAADVPVVLPKDCKKHSWGRGGAEEPPLLCAQHLLFLLKVDCLVLQLHRIGEQLEKMNSQRMDELFSLLRDGFLLQEGLSSLSQLLLLEIIEFRAADWKMTDAAQKYYYSEVTD, from the exons ATGGGGGAAACAGGCAAAGAAGACTACAAAATACAGTCCTTTGACTCTGAGACTCAGAAGCTGCTGAAAACAGCCCTCAAAG ACCCCAGTAATGTGGACCTGGAGAAAGTGGCCAATATTATAGTGGACCAGTCTCTCAAAGACTTTGTGTTCAGCAAGGAGGCTGGACGCATCTGCTACACCATCATCCAG GCAGAGAGCAAACAAGTTGGCCAGAGCATCTTCCGGAGGAGCCTGCTGAACCGGCTGCAGCAGGAGTACAAGGACAGGGAGGAGCTGCGCACGCGCTCACTCCAGGCCTGGATCTGCTACGTCACCTTCATCTGCAACATCTTCGACTACCTGAGG GTGAACAACATGCCCATGATGGCTCTGGTGAACCCTGTGTACGACTGCCTGTTCCGGCTGGCACAGCCCGACAGCctgcagaaggaggaggaggtgagtgcagggagagctgctgatGTGCCTGTTGTCCTGCCCAAGGACTGTAAAAAGCACAgctgggggcgggggggtgCAGAGGAACCTCCACTGCTTTGTGCTCAGCATCTGCTCTTCCTTCTGAAGGTGGACTGCTTGGTCCTGCAGCTCCACCGCATCGgtgagcagctggagaagatGAATTCCCAGCGGATGGACgagctcttctccctcctccgAGATGGCTTCCTTCTGCAGGAGGGGCTcagctccctgtcccagctcctgctgctggagatcaTTGAGTTCCGGGCTGCTGACTGGAAGATGACGGACGCTGCCCAGAAATATTATTACAGCGAAGTGACGGATTAA
- the MIF4GD gene encoding MIF4G domain-containing protein isoform X2, with protein sequence MGETGKEDYKIQSFDSETQKLLKTALKDPSNVDLEKVANIIVDQSLKDFVFSKEAGRICYTIIQAESKQVGQSIFRRSLLNRLQQEYKDREELRTRSLQAWICYVTFICNIFDYLRVNNMPMMALVNPVYDCLFRLAQPDSLQKEEEVDCLVLQLHRIGEQLEKMNSQRMDELFSLLRDGFLLQEGLSSLSQLLLLEIIEFRAADWKMTDAAQKYYYSEVTD encoded by the exons ATGGGGGAAACAGGCAAAGAAGACTACAAAATACAGTCCTTTGACTCTGAGACTCAGAAGCTGCTGAAAACAGCCCTCAAAG ACCCCAGTAATGTGGACCTGGAGAAAGTGGCCAATATTATAGTGGACCAGTCTCTCAAAGACTTTGTGTTCAGCAAGGAGGCTGGACGCATCTGCTACACCATCATCCAG GCAGAGAGCAAACAAGTTGGCCAGAGCATCTTCCGGAGGAGCCTGCTGAACCGGCTGCAGCAGGAGTACAAGGACAGGGAGGAGCTGCGCACGCGCTCACTCCAGGCCTGGATCTGCTACGTCACCTTCATCTGCAACATCTTCGACTACCTGAGG GTGAACAACATGCCCATGATGGCTCTGGTGAACCCTGTGTACGACTGCCTGTTCCGGCTGGCACAGCCCGACAGCctgcagaaggaggaggag GTGGACTGCTTGGTCCTGCAGCTCCACCGCATCGgtgagcagctggagaagatGAATTCCCAGCGGATGGACgagctcttctccctcctccgAGATGGCTTCCTTCTGCAGGAGGGGCTcagctccctgtcccagctcctgctgctggagatcaTTGAGTTCCGGGCTGCTGACTGGAAGATGACGGACGCTGCCCAGAAATATTATTACAGCGAAGTGACGGATTAA
- the MRPS7 gene encoding 28S ribosomal protein S7, mitochondrial — MAAPSAAGLGRRLRAWLPRIMPVRWSRYNPSYLEPEAKKESYQKPLEELTEEEREHMELKAVRPIKAAPPSLSSSVFSDPMISKFTNMMMKSGNKVLARSLMSQTLEAIKRKQLEKYHKAPENEKETIECNPYVIFHQALKNCQPIIGLSNITKGGKTYQVPIPLTDNRKRFLAMKWLIAECRENKHRRTLMPEKLSQELLLAFNNEGPVIKKKHVLHKMAEANRAYAHFRWW; from the exons ATGGCGGCGCCCAGCgcggcggggctgggccggCGGCTGCGGGCGTGGCTGCCCCG GATAATGCCGGTGAGATGGAGCCGCTACAACCCCAGCTACCTGGAGCCAGAAGCGAAAAAGGAATCGTATCAGAAACCCTTAGAGGAGCTGACTGAGGAGGAAAGGGAACACATGGAGCTTAAGGCTGTTCGACCCATCAAAGCTGCTCCTCCCAGTCTCTCCAGTTCCGTGTTCAGCGACCCCATGATCAG CAAATTCACCAATATGATGATGAAGAGTGGAAATAAAGTGCTGGCCAGAAGCCTCATGTCTCAG ACTCTGGAAGCCATTAAAaggaagcagctggagaagtACCACAAAGCTCCAGAAAATGAGAAGGAGACAATTGAATGCAACCCCTACGTCATTTTCCACCAGGCTCTCAAGAACTGTCAGCCCATCATTGGGCTCAGCAACATCACCAAAGGAGGCAAAACCTACCAG GTGCCCATCCCACTGACGGACAATCGCAAGCGCTTCCTGGCCATGAAGTGGTTGATCGCCGAGTGCAGGGAGAACAAGCACCGCCGGACACTGATGCCAGAAAAgctctcccaggagctgctcctggccttCAACAATGAGGGGCCCGTCATCAAGAAGAAACACGTCCTGCACAAGATGGCAGAGGCCAACCGGGCATACGCCCACTTCCGCTGGTGGTAG
- the GGA3 gene encoding ADP-ribosylation factor-binding protein GGA3 isoform X1 — MAEAEGESLESWLNKATNPSNRQEDWEYIIGFCDQINKELEGPQIAVRLLAHKIQSPQEWEAVQALTVLEACMKNCGRRFHNEVGKFRFLNELIKVVSPKYLGDRVSEKVKSKVIELLYSWTVALPEESKIKDAYYMLKRQGIVVFDPVIPADRTLIPSPPPRPKNPVFDDEEKSKLLAKLLKSKNPDDLQEANKLIKSMVKEDEARIQKVTKRMHTLEEVNNNVKLLNEMLVHYNKEESSEADRELMKELYERCETKRRTLFKLASETEDNDSSLGDILQASDNLSRVINSYKKIIEGQVINGEVDLPGMSVVEGSNSTNNLNTLIDLAGLDVTSTPPPPMPPSSLAPAPSTAPGPAEIPILPPPPQTFTPLRSSSSGQVETAPTQQGSTTNSLSLLDEELLCLGLNDPAPAVGKETSENNQWSMFENEQLDLDFFNPKMVTVACNPAGNSLLHHTSQTTCGTSATLPSAFPASQTAPSIPAPNSAPFVFPAVPAAPAGPPKTIPAAPGYFSSVGSNTSHKMDALGQLLEEARGSATQGMATPSVFPGVTLPTTVAPAPLAAPAGLPAIASGAPPAPFPSSCTAGSGSPLFQPASFQQQGSPMKAPEISLANVHVPLESIKPSSALPVTAYDKNGFRILLHFARECPPGRSDVLVVVVSMLNTAPLPVRNIVLQAAVPKSMKVKLQPPSGTELSPFNPIQPPAAITQVMLLANPAKEKVRLRYRLTFTLGDQPSTEVGEVDQFPPVEQWGNL, encoded by the exons ATGGCGGAGGCTGAGGGGGAGAGCCTGGAGTCGTGGCTGA ATAAAGCCACCAACCCATCCAACAGGCAGGAAGACTGGGAATACATCATCGGATTCTGTGACCAGATCAACAAGGAACTTGAAGG GCCACAGATAGCTGTGAGACTCCTGGCTCATAAAATCCAGTCACCACAGGAATGGGAGGCAGTCCAAGCCTTGACA GTGCTGGAAGCTTGTATGAAGAATTGTGGGAGAAGATTTCATAATGAAGTTGGAAAGTTTCGCTTTTTAAACGAGTTAATAAAAGTTGTGTCTCCAAAG TACCTGGGGGACCGAGTCTCAGAGAAGGTGAAGTCCAAAGTGATTGAATTGCTGTATAGTTGGACTGTGGCATTGCCAGAGGAATCCAAAATCAAGGATGCCTACTACATGCTGAAGAGACAAG GGATTGTCGTGTTTGATCCTGTGATTCCTGCGGACAGAACACTGATTCCTTCCCCACCGCCTCGTCCCAAGAACCCAGTGTTTGATGATGAGGAGAAATCCAAG cTTCTAGCcaagctgctgaaaagcaaaaaccCAGATGATTTACAAGAGGCCAACAAACTTATAAAATCCATGGTAAAAGAG GATGAGGCTCGGATCCAGAAGGTGACAAAGCGCATGCACACGCTGGAGGAGGTGAACAACAATGTGAAGCTGCTCAATGAGATGCTGGTTCATTACAACAAAGAAGAGTCATCAGAGGCTGACAGGGAGCTCATGAAG GAGCTCTATGAAAGGTGTGAAACCAAAAGACGGACACTGTTCAAGCTGGCCAGTGAGACAGAGGATAATGACAGCAGTTTGG GGGATATTCTGCAGGCCAGTGACAATTTATCACGTGTGATAAATTcctataaaaaaataatagaggGGCAAGTGATCAATGGTGAAGTGGATCTCCCTGGGATGTCTGTGGTGGAAG GGAGTAACTCCACCAATAATCTCAACACCCTCATTGACCTTGCTGGACTGGACGTCACCAGCACGCCGCCACCTCCGATGCCACCCAGCAGCCTGGcaccagcccccagcacagcccctggcccagctgaaatccccatcctccctcctcctccccagacaTTCACGCCGCTGcgcagcagctcctctggccAGGTTGAAACAGCACCCACTCAGCAGGGCAGCACAACCAACTCCCTGTCCTTGCTGGATGAGGAGCTCCTGTGCTTGG GCCTGAATGACCCAGCCCCTGCAGTAGGGAAGGAGACCTCGGAAAACAACCAGTGGAGCATGTTTGAG AATGAGCAGTTGGACCTGGATTTCTTTAATCCGAAGATGGTGACTGTTGCTTGCAACCCTGCAGGGAACTCTCTTCTCCATCACACATCACAGACCACATGTGGGACATCAGCCACGCTGCCTTCTGCTTTCCCAGCCTCCCAGACTGCTCCCAGCATCCCAGCACCAAACTCAGCACCCTTTGTatttcctgctgtgccagctgcccctGCAGGGCCTCCTAAGActattccagctgctcctgggtaCTTCAGCTCTGTGGGGAGCAATACGTCACATAAGATGGATGCATTGGGACAGCTCCTTGAAGAAGCCAGAGG GAGTGCCACCCAAGGCATGGCGACACCTTCAGTGTTCCCTGGGGTTACTTTGCCAACCACTGTCGCCCCTGCCCCATtagcagcacctgcagggctgccgGCCATTGCCTCTGGGGCCCCTCCAGCTCCCTTCCcaagcagctgcactgctggaTCAGGAAGTCCTCTCTTCCAGCCGGCATCATTCCAGCAGCAAGGCAGTCCCATGAAAGCACCTGAAATTTCTTTGGCCAATGTCCATGTTCCCTTGGAATCCATTAAACCCA GCAGTGCCCTGCCCGTGACAGCGTACGACAAGAACGGGTTCCGCATCCTGTTGCACTTTGCCAGGGAGTGCCCGCCGGGCCGCTCGGATGTGCTGGTCGTGGTGGTGTCCATGCTGAACACGGCACCGCTGCCTGTGAGGAACATCGTGCTGCAGGCAGCCGTGCCCAAG TCCATGAAGGTGAAGCTACAGCCACCCTCTGGCACTGAGCTGTCTCCGTTCAATCCCATCCAGCCACCAGCTGCCATCACCCAGGTCATGCTTCTGGCAAATCCTGCAAAG gagaaggtgAGGCTGAGGTACAGACTGACCTTCACCCTGGGAGATCAGCCCAGCACAGAAGTGGGCGAAGTGGATCAGTTCCCCCCAGTAGAGCAGTGGGGGAATCTATGA
- the GGA3 gene encoding ADP-ribosylation factor-binding protein GGA3 isoform X2, whose product MKNCGRRFHNEVGKFRFLNELIKVVSPKYLGDRVSEKVKSKVIELLYSWTVALPEESKIKDAYYMLKRQGIVVFDPVIPADRTLIPSPPPRPKNPVFDDEEKSKLLAKLLKSKNPDDLQEANKLIKSMVKEDEARIQKVTKRMHTLEEVNNNVKLLNEMLVHYNKEESSEADRELMKELYERCETKRRTLFKLASETEDNDSSLGDILQASDNLSRVINSYKKIIEGQVINGEVDLPGMSVVEGSNSTNNLNTLIDLAGLDVTSTPPPPMPPSSLAPAPSTAPGPAEIPILPPPPQTFTPLRSSSSGQVETAPTQQGSTTNSLSLLDEELLCLGLNDPAPAVGKETSENNQWSMFENEQLDLDFFNPKMVTVACNPAGNSLLHHTSQTTCGTSATLPSAFPASQTAPSIPAPNSAPFVFPAVPAAPAGPPKTIPAAPGYFSSVGSNTSHKMDALGQLLEEARGSATQGMATPSVFPGVTLPTTVAPAPLAAPAGLPAIASGAPPAPFPSSCTAGSGSPLFQPASFQQQGSPMKAPEISLANVHVPLESIKPSSALPVTAYDKNGFRILLHFARECPPGRSDVLVVVVSMLNTAPLPVRNIVLQAAVPKSMKVKLQPPSGTELSPFNPIQPPAAITQVMLLANPAKEKVRLRYRLTFTLGDQPSTEVGEVDQFPPVEQWGNL is encoded by the exons ATGAAGAATTGTGGGAGAAGATTTCATAATGAAGTTGGAAAGTTTCGCTTTTTAAACGAGTTAATAAAAGTTGTGTCTCCAAAG TACCTGGGGGACCGAGTCTCAGAGAAGGTGAAGTCCAAAGTGATTGAATTGCTGTATAGTTGGACTGTGGCATTGCCAGAGGAATCCAAAATCAAGGATGCCTACTACATGCTGAAGAGACAAG GGATTGTCGTGTTTGATCCTGTGATTCCTGCGGACAGAACACTGATTCCTTCCCCACCGCCTCGTCCCAAGAACCCAGTGTTTGATGATGAGGAGAAATCCAAG cTTCTAGCcaagctgctgaaaagcaaaaaccCAGATGATTTACAAGAGGCCAACAAACTTATAAAATCCATGGTAAAAGAG GATGAGGCTCGGATCCAGAAGGTGACAAAGCGCATGCACACGCTGGAGGAGGTGAACAACAATGTGAAGCTGCTCAATGAGATGCTGGTTCATTACAACAAAGAAGAGTCATCAGAGGCTGACAGGGAGCTCATGAAG GAGCTCTATGAAAGGTGTGAAACCAAAAGACGGACACTGTTCAAGCTGGCCAGTGAGACAGAGGATAATGACAGCAGTTTGG GGGATATTCTGCAGGCCAGTGACAATTTATCACGTGTGATAAATTcctataaaaaaataatagaggGGCAAGTGATCAATGGTGAAGTGGATCTCCCTGGGATGTCTGTGGTGGAAG GGAGTAACTCCACCAATAATCTCAACACCCTCATTGACCTTGCTGGACTGGACGTCACCAGCACGCCGCCACCTCCGATGCCACCCAGCAGCCTGGcaccagcccccagcacagcccctggcccagctgaaatccccatcctccctcctcctccccagacaTTCACGCCGCTGcgcagcagctcctctggccAGGTTGAAACAGCACCCACTCAGCAGGGCAGCACAACCAACTCCCTGTCCTTGCTGGATGAGGAGCTCCTGTGCTTGG GCCTGAATGACCCAGCCCCTGCAGTAGGGAAGGAGACCTCGGAAAACAACCAGTGGAGCATGTTTGAG AATGAGCAGTTGGACCTGGATTTCTTTAATCCGAAGATGGTGACTGTTGCTTGCAACCCTGCAGGGAACTCTCTTCTCCATCACACATCACAGACCACATGTGGGACATCAGCCACGCTGCCTTCTGCTTTCCCAGCCTCCCAGACTGCTCCCAGCATCCCAGCACCAAACTCAGCACCCTTTGTatttcctgctgtgccagctgcccctGCAGGGCCTCCTAAGActattccagctgctcctgggtaCTTCAGCTCTGTGGGGAGCAATACGTCACATAAGATGGATGCATTGGGACAGCTCCTTGAAGAAGCCAGAGG GAGTGCCACCCAAGGCATGGCGACACCTTCAGTGTTCCCTGGGGTTACTTTGCCAACCACTGTCGCCCCTGCCCCATtagcagcacctgcagggctgccgGCCATTGCCTCTGGGGCCCCTCCAGCTCCCTTCCcaagcagctgcactgctggaTCAGGAAGTCCTCTCTTCCAGCCGGCATCATTCCAGCAGCAAGGCAGTCCCATGAAAGCACCTGAAATTTCTTTGGCCAATGTCCATGTTCCCTTGGAATCCATTAAACCCA GCAGTGCCCTGCCCGTGACAGCGTACGACAAGAACGGGTTCCGCATCCTGTTGCACTTTGCCAGGGAGTGCCCGCCGGGCCGCTCGGATGTGCTGGTCGTGGTGGTGTCCATGCTGAACACGGCACCGCTGCCTGTGAGGAACATCGTGCTGCAGGCAGCCGTGCCCAAG TCCATGAAGGTGAAGCTACAGCCACCCTCTGGCACTGAGCTGTCTCCGTTCAATCCCATCCAGCCACCAGCTGCCATCACCCAGGTCATGCTTCTGGCAAATCCTGCAAAG gagaaggtgAGGCTGAGGTACAGACTGACCTTCACCCTGGGAGATCAGCCCAGCACAGAAGTGGGCGAAGTGGATCAGTTCCCCCCAGTAGAGCAGTGGGGGAATCTATGA